The region AGATGGCAAATTGGTATCTGGGAGAGATCCGGGCTGTGAGCTTCAATTTTGCGCCGCGTGGATGGGCGCTTTGCAATGGCCAGGCGTTGCCGATTGCGCAGAACCAGGCCTTATTTTCGCTGCTTGGAGTGCAATTCGGCGGCAATGGGACCACGAACTTCAACCTTCCTGACCTTAGAGGGCGCACCTCTGTAAGTTGGGGGCAGTCCACTTTGGGAACGAACTATACCGAGGGAGGAACGGGGGGAAGCGAAAGTATAACGATGACGGCACAGCAGCTGCCCGCCCACACACATATCGTAGCTGGAAGCAATGTCGACGCCACCCTCGCCGATCCGACAGGCGATGTATGGGCAGCAGGG is a window of Edaphobacter sp. 12200R-103 DNA encoding:
- a CDS encoding phage tail protein is translated as MANWYLGEIRAVSFNFAPRGWALCNGQALPIAQNQALFSLLGVQFGGNGTTNFNLPDLRGRTSVSWGQSTLGTNYTEGGTGGSESITMTAQQLPAHTHIVAGSNVDATLADPTGDVWAAGSDNSGTPVLAFTENKPNAVMDPSAIAQTGNSAPIPVVQPYLVVNYIIATTGIYPSRQ